Proteins from a genomic interval of Phlebotomus papatasi isolate M1 chromosome 3, Ppap_2.1, whole genome shotgun sequence:
- the LOC129807857 gene encoding post-GPI attachment to proteins factor 2: MLPEYHSLDRETPLFRTPFGKFAFRVVSLPFFSFLFCVLWSVVFYFDRATATHCHVYNFLPSISAAIGSYQPQRFIWQVAICAHAVPRFMVAYMYLRYYRSCVRKRWHFLVNSATMLNVVENGALLGLSLFTSVDSYEIHKFCFITFIATSELYMLVSYIMNINLRRGDSLTKLEDKSIRFKGYLCLINIVSFSLAGYFFLRHNSYCEPGVYSLFALFEYIVVLTNMGFHMTAYWDFHGRWISFSWTTGLYFSQN; encoded by the exons ATGCTGCCAGAGTATCATTCTCTTGACCGGGAGACACCCCTTTTCCGGACACCATTTGGCAAATTTGCCTTCAGGGTGGTATCTCTGCCCTTCTTCAGCTTCCTCTTCTGCGTTTTGTGGTCTGTGGTGTTCTACTTTGACCGCGCAACAGCCACTCATTGTCATGTTTACAATTTTCTGCCATCAATCTCTGCGGCAATTGGAAGTTACCAGCCACAGAGATTCATCTGGCAGGTGGCTATCTGTGCTCATGCTGTGCCTCGTTTCATGGTGGCCTACATGTACTTGAGGTACTATCGATCGTGCGTCAGGAAACGCTGGCATTTTCTCGTTAATTCCGCCACAATGCTCAATGTTGTGGAGAATGGAGCACTCCTTGGCTTATCCCTCTTCACATCCGTGGACAGCTATGAAATCCACAAATTCTGCTTCATCACCTTTATTGCCACATCTGAGCTGTACATGCTCGTGTCCTACATCATGAACATCAATCTCAGGCGAGGGGATTCCTTGACAAAGCTAGAAGACAAATCCATCAGATTCAAAGGATACCTCTGCCTCATCAACATTGTTTCCTTCTCCCTCGCTGGCTACTTCTTCCTTCGGCACAATTCCTACTGTGAACCAGGTG TTTATTCTCTCTTTGCGCTTTTTGAGTACATCGTCGTCCTGACCAACATGGGATTCCACATGACGGCCTACTGGGACTTCCATGGGCGTTGGATCTCCTTCTCCTGGACCACAGGTCTCTACTTCTCTCAAAATTAA